The following are encoded together in the Leuconostoc mesenteroides subsp. mesenteroides ATCC 8293 genome:
- a CDS encoding PTS system mannose/fructose/sorbose family transporter subunit IID, whose amino-acid sequence MAERKIELTKRDRMSVAWRSQFLQGSWNYERMQNVGWAYSMIPAIKKLYKSKEDRALALQRHLEFFNTHPYVASPILGVTLALEEERANGAPIDDTAIQGVKIGMMGPLAGIGDPVFWFTIRPILGALGASLAISGNILGPILFFVLWNIIRMAFLWYTQEFGYKAGSAITQDLSGGLLKDITKGASILGMFILAVLVERWVSIKFILELPAKKLAKGAYINFPNGNVTGAQLQKILGEQASGLSLTKLAPNTLQSNLDSLIPGLMGLLLTFLAMWLLKKKVSPIVMIIGIFIFGIVMHALNIM is encoded by the coding sequence ATGGCTGAAAGAAAAATTGAATTAACTAAAAGAGATCGTATGTCAGTTGCATGGCGTTCACAATTCCTCCAAGGTTCTTGGAACTATGAACGTATGCAAAACGTTGGATGGGCTTATTCCATGATTCCTGCGATCAAAAAATTGTATAAGTCAAAAGAAGATCGTGCGCTAGCCTTGCAGCGCCATTTGGAATTCTTCAATACGCATCCTTATGTTGCTTCACCTATTCTTGGTGTGACATTAGCTTTGGAAGAAGAACGTGCCAATGGTGCGCCAATTGATGATACTGCTATTCAGGGTGTTAAGATTGGTATGATGGGTCCTTTGGCAGGTATTGGTGATCCGGTCTTTTGGTTCACAATCCGACCAATTCTGGGTGCACTGGGTGCATCATTGGCAATTAGTGGTAATATTCTGGGACCAATTTTATTCTTTGTTCTTTGGAACATTATTCGTATGGCATTCTTGTGGTATACACAAGAATTTGGTTATAAAGCTGGAAGTGCCATTACGCAAGATTTGTCTGGTGGGTTATTGAAGGACATTACAAAGGGTGCTTCAATACTTGGTATGTTCATCTTGGCTGTCTTGGTTGAGCGCTGGGTATCGATCAAATTTATTCTTGAACTGCCAGCAAAGAAGTTGGCAAAGGGTGCCTACATTAATTTCCCAAATGGGAATGTTACCGGCGCACAGTTGCAGAAGATCTTAGGTGAGCAAGCTTCCGGATTATCATTGACAAAGTTAGCCCCTAATACGTTACAGAGTAACTTAGACAGTTTGATTCCTGGGTTGATGGGACTCTTACTGACATTCTTGGCAATGTGGTTGTTGAAGAAAAAAGTATCACCAATCGTTATGATTATTGGTATCTTTATCTTTGGTATCGTAATGCATGCCTTAAACATAATGTAA
- a CDS encoding PTS mannose/fructose/sorbose transporter subunit IIC, whose amino-acid sequence MSVIAIVLVVIIAFFAGMEGILDEFQIHQPLVSATLIGLVTGHLTAGIILGGTLQMIALGWANIGAAVAPDVALASVASSIIMVKGGDFSSTGISVAVASAIPLAVAGLFLTMLVRTVAVGLTHGADAAAKEGKIGTIERLHLFALVLQGLRIAVPAAILIAVPAAAVRAALTSMPEWLTGGMAIGGGMVVAVGYALVINMMATREVWPFFAIGFALAAVSELTLIALGAIGVALALIYINLSKMGGNSNGSNGGGGSDPVGDILNKY is encoded by the coding sequence ATGTCTGTTATTGCGATAGTTTTAGTCGTAATCATTGCCTTCTTTGCAGGTATGGAAGGTATTCTGGATGAATTTCAAATTCATCAACCGCTAGTTTCAGCCACGCTAATTGGTTTAGTAACTGGTCATCTGACAGCGGGTATAATTTTAGGTGGTACATTGCAAATGATCGCCTTAGGTTGGGCTAATATTGGTGCGGCTGTTGCCCCTGATGTGGCCTTGGCCTCAGTAGCTTCCTCAATCATTATGGTTAAAGGTGGCGATTTCTCTAGTACAGGAATCTCAGTGGCCGTAGCTTCAGCTATTCCTTTGGCTGTTGCTGGTTTGTTCCTGACAATGCTTGTTCGTACTGTTGCGGTTGGATTGACTCACGGAGCTGATGCTGCTGCTAAAGAAGGAAAAATTGGTACTATTGAACGCTTGCATCTATTTGCACTTGTACTACAAGGTCTACGTATAGCTGTACCTGCTGCTATTTTAATTGCTGTACCTGCTGCGGCAGTGAGAGCAGCTTTGACATCTATGCCAGAATGGTTAACTGGTGGCATGGCTATAGGTGGTGGAATGGTTGTCGCCGTTGGTTATGCATTAGTTATTAACATGATGGCAACTCGTGAAGTATGGCCATTCTTCGCTATTGGTTTTGCGTTAGCAGCTGTTAGTGAACTAACGTTGATCGCGTTAGGAGCAATTGGTGTTGCACTTGCTTTGATCTACATCAACTTGTCAAAAATGGGTGGTAACAGTAACGGTTCAAATGGCGGCGGTGGTAGTGATCCAGTCGGCGACATTTTGAACAAGTACTAG
- a CDS encoding mannose/fructose/sorbose PTS transporter subunit IIA, which translates to MVNLIIASHGDFAKGILMSGSMIFGEQENVEVVTFLPNEGPDDLDKHYQEALAKFNNDDQILFLVDLWGGSPFNRASLIQKQNPEKMAIIAGLNLPMLIEAYAGRLSQDTAAGLATYLVPVAKDGVKSVPEAKEETEAKTSEKIVGLKEGHINIKLARLDTRLLHGQVATAWTPDSKANRIIVVSDAVAKDELRKSLIQQAAPNNVRANIVPISKMIEVAKDDRFGGVDAFLLFETVEDVLTAVEGGVPIKSLNVGSMAHSEGKTMVNKVLSMDKNDVATFEKLRDLGVEFDVRKVPNDSKANLFDLIKKANVK; encoded by the coding sequence ATGGTTAATCTAATTATTGCCAGTCATGGAGACTTTGCTAAAGGCATACTGATGTCAGGTTCAATGATTTTCGGTGAACAAGAAAATGTTGAAGTTGTTACATTTTTGCCTAACGAAGGGCCAGACGATTTAGATAAGCATTACCAGGAGGCATTGGCGAAGTTTAATAATGATGATCAAATCCTATTTTTAGTTGATTTGTGGGGAGGATCACCATTTAACCGCGCTAGTTTAATTCAGAAGCAAAATCCAGAAAAAATGGCTATCATTGCAGGGTTGAATTTACCAATGTTAATTGAAGCCTATGCTGGCCGTTTGAGCCAAGATACAGCCGCTGGATTGGCTACGTATTTGGTTCCAGTTGCTAAGGATGGTGTGAAGTCAGTTCCAGAAGCCAAAGAAGAAACGGAAGCTAAAACCTCCGAAAAAATTGTTGGCTTAAAAGAAGGACACATCAATATTAAGCTAGCCCGTTTGGACACACGTTTACTTCATGGGCAAGTGGCCACGGCTTGGACACCTGATTCAAAAGCAAATCGTATTATTGTTGTTTCAGATGCGGTGGCCAAGGATGAGCTGCGTAAGAGCTTGATCCAACAAGCTGCGCCTAACAATGTGCGCGCAAATATTGTACCAATCAGTAAAATGATTGAGGTGGCTAAGGACGATCGCTTTGGTGGTGTTGACGCATTCCTGCTGTTTGAAACGGTTGAAGATGTGTTAACTGCTGTAGAAGGTGGCGTACCGATTAAGTCATTGAATGTTGGTTCAATGGCACATTCAGAAGGAAAAACAATGGTCAACAAAGTTTTGTCTATGGATAAAAATGATGTTGCCACTTTTGAAAAGTTACGCGACTTAGGCGTTGAATTTGATGTTCGAAAAGTGCCTAATGATAGTAAGGCTAACTTGTTTGATTTAATCAAGAAAGCAAATGTTAAATAA